From the Rhinoraja longicauda isolate Sanriku21f chromosome 5, sRhiLon1.1, whole genome shotgun sequence genome, the window CATCGTTTGGAGAAATTAGTATTTGCCCACCGAGGGTGTTGGCTGAAGAATCCTGTAGCGGGCTGGCATTCTCATCCTCCGTGTCAGTGCTAGTGGCAGACTCAGTATTATCATACGACACTCCAACTGCGCTctgctcttccccctctcctctgcgATTCCTTCTCATCCCATGGCTACTGAGCTGCAACTGAGTGAGGGAGTTCACAAGCAACACATTGACATCTGGGGAAGGTGTTAGTGGACTTACTGGCTGATCAGCTAGGGAGGTTGCCTGTCTAACTGGGGGCCTCATCATGGAAACGGAGGACTGTGTTGACGCTGATGCAGATCGACCACCAGCTAGGCTATCAGCTCCATCTGCAGAGTTTTCTCTTTCCGAAGTTAATGAGTTGGAGTCACAGTCTAACCGGAGACCTGCTACTCCCTTCTTGGGAATATCTGATATGTCTCGCTTCATTTTCCTACGGCGGCCGTGCTCATTACGTCTGAACTGAATCATGTTCTCCAAGTCTGCAACGTACAAATATCCAGCTATCAACATTTCAATTGTCTTCTTGCCCTTTATATGAGCATCTTCAAGCTCTGTGCTTGTACGTTCATCGTACTGCCACCAGCCATTCGTGCCTTCGTAATACCAAGCGTATTCCCCATTGCCTCGGCTTGCCGCTTTCAGTTCTTCCGGGGACAACAAAGCTGGCTTGTCCAGGAACTCTTCAGGGATTTCCTGTCGACAAAGAGCACACCGTCTGCTTTGCCAGGATGCTCCTTTTACACACAGGAAACAGAAGATATGTTTGCATGGCAATTTAACAGGATGAACACAAGTCTGAAGGCAGATAGCACATTCTGGTACAGTCAGGGTTGGTGTCGTGCTTGAGCAGGAGTCACTTAACTTCTTTCCGCCTGGAATCATGTTTGATGCATGATCAACATCCCCACAGCTAGCCATCCTAAAAATAAGAACACAGGCTTTGCATCAGTAATGCAACATTGTTAAGAGATAAACAATACAAACAACTTCCTCAATGAAATCGCACAGACCACAAGGGGTTAGAGAAATCTGGTTCTATTTCTTCCAGGAAATAGTGTGATTAGAAAGAgatcaaggtatcacaaaagtctcccagtctgacctttctgtcatgggccttctccagtatCATAGTGAGGccgaccggaaattggaggaacagcacctcatattttgcttgggcagcttacagcccaggggtatgaacattgatttctataactttggatagttcctctgtccctctcttcccctcccccttcccagttctccgtcttcctgtctccacctatctttctttgtcccgccccccctgacatcagtctgaagaagggtctcgacccgaaatgtcacccagtccttctctccaagatgctgcctgatctgctgagttaatccaccattttgtgatactttttgaaccagcatctgcagttattttcctacagaaagAAATCAAGGTCATTTCACAATGAACATTTGAAGGTATAAAACAACATTTGGTTCAAGCAACTACCTATGATGAAATCTTCAATGCTATGTGTTAGAAATTAGAAGGGCAGAACTGTAATTAGGCACTTAGATGGATATAATTCTATCAACAAGAGAAATCAGTTTATaggagtgcaataataataaaaatcagGAAATAAATGAATTTTGGAATGGGATTCTGAGGTTATCATGAAAATGCAGTCTGGTGGAAGTCATTTAGAAATAAAAGGAACCTTTTACACATAAGAACCTTTCATAGTTTCTACATTTTTTCTCATATCACAGGAAAACTTAGTTGCGGAAGAGCATTTTGAAATCTACACGGTTTCAAGGGAAGTTAAATTTAATGCCCAAATGCTTCCCATTTGTAACTTATGGCAATGTAGATACAAAAATGCTAAATTTTTAATATTCTATATTTTTCCAATCAGTTATACAAGtatacttttcaagaaaggatcgagagagaaaacaggaaattacagaccagttagcctgacatcagtggtggggaagattctggagtcagttattaaagaggtaataacagtgcatttggatagcagtaaaaggataagtccaagtcagcatggatttatgaaagggaaataatgcttgactaatcttctggaattttttgaggatgtgacaagtaaaatggaagaAGGGgaggcagtggatgtagtgtatctgggctttcagaaaacctttgataaggtcccacacgggagattgttgagcaaagttagagcacatggtattgggggtagggtgttgacatggatagagaattggttggcagacaggaagcaaagagtaggagtaaatgggtccttttcagaatggcaggcagtggcgagtggagtgccgcaaggctcggtgttggggccgcaactatttaccatatatattaatgatttggatgaaggaattagaagtaacactagcaagtttgcagatgacacaaagctgggtgggagtgtgaactgtgaagagaatgttaggaggttgccggtgacctagacaggttgagtgagtgggcagatgcagtatataatgtagataaatgtgaggttatccagtttggcggcaaaaacaaggaggcagattattatctcaatggtgtcaggttaggtaagggggaagtgcagcgagacctgggtgtccttgcacaccagtcactgaaagttggcgtgcaggtacagcaggcagtgaagaaagctaatggcatgttagccttcataacgaggggatttcagtataggagtaaagaggttcttctgcagttgtatagggccctggtaagaccacatctggagtattgtgtacagctttggtctcctaatttgatgaaggacatccttgtaattgaggcagtgcagcgtaggttcacgagattgatccccgggatggcgggactgtgatatgaggaaagattgaaaggacaaggcttgtattca encodes:
- the rnf146 gene encoding E3 ubiquitin-protein ligase rnf146, which encodes MASCGDVDHASNMIPGGKKLSDSCSSTTPTLTVPECAICLQTCVHPVKLPCKHIFCFLCVKGASWQSRRCALCRQEIPEEFLDKPALLSPEELKAASRGNGEYAWYYEGTNGWWQYDERTSTELEDAHIKGKKTIEMLIAGYLYVADLENMIQFRRNEHGRRRKMKRDISDIPKKGVAGLRLDCDSNSLTSERENSADGADSLAGGRSASASTQSSVSMMRPPVRQATSLADQPVSPLTPSPDVNVLLVNSLTQLQLSSHGMRRNRRGEGEEQSAVGVSYDNTESATSTDTEDENASPLQDSSANTLGGQILISPNDEREDEIAGGEPSPEGASSGGIRAREQHPDGQCTVTEV